The Glycine max cultivar Williams 82 chromosome 12, Glycine_max_v4.0, whole genome shotgun sequence genome window below encodes:
- the LOC100810234 gene encoding uncharacterized protein, with translation MVCFCFLVDQTKKVKRSKPVAGSCSRCGGGASVADMITQTRFCFVPFYWKSWKAIMCTFCGAMLKSYR, from the coding sequence ATGGTGtgcttttgttttcttgtgGATCAGACAAAGAAAGTGAAGCGGAGCAAGCCGGTGGCAGGGTCGTGCTCGCGGTGCGGCGGCGGCGCCAGCGTGGCAGACATGATTACTCAAACTAGATTTTGCTTTGTTCCTTTCTATTGGAAATCTTGGAAGGCTATTATGTGCACTTTCTGTGGAGCCATGCTCAAGTCTTACAGATGA